The following proteins come from a genomic window of Doryrhamphus excisus isolate RoL2022-K1 chromosome 12, RoL_Dexc_1.0, whole genome shotgun sequence:
- the dbx1a gene encoding homeobox protein DBX1-A encodes MMIPSVIAPPAMYPGLYRPAAATLPLHHSLPAAFPTHSSFLVEDLLRISRPTAFVNRSIQPVSVSPPTANNNFSDVTVDRGVSATPVTRESCSPKTANNKDPTFLKFGVSAILAPSPKTPSSPPTVHSLHSKSFHIPCFDGTFHPIFRTPYLPASSPAVPIPGTFSWPLAARGKPRRGMLRRAVFSDVQRKALEKMFQKQKYISKPDRKKLASKLGLKDSQVKIWFQNRRMKWRNSKERELLSSGGCREQTLPTKANPHPDLSDVGKKSSAEEDEDEEAFSSTLVSSPCLSSKHSDFSESDEDEITVS; translated from the exons ATGATGATCCCAAGCGTCATCGCGCCCCCAGCCATGTACCCGGGCCTGTACCGGCCCGCAGCAGCCACCCTTCCGCTGCACCACAGCCTCCCCGCCGCTTTTCCGACACACTCCAGCTTTCTCGTGGAGGACCTACTGCGGATAAGCCGACCCACGGCCTTCGTAAACCGGAGCATCCAGCCTGTAAGCGTCTCTCCGCCCACAGCCAATAACAATTTTAGCGACGTGACTGTGGATCGGGGAGTTTCCGCCACTCCCGTGACGCGGGAGTCCTGCTCGCCTAAAACAGCCAACAACAAGGACCCGACTTTCCTCAAGTTTGGCGTGAGCGCCATCCTCGCACCGTCACCAAAGACGC CGTCCTCCCCACCAACAGTCCACAGCTTGCACTCCAAGAGTTTCCACATCCCGTGTTTTGACGGAACCTTCCACCCCATATTCAGGACACCTTATTTACCAG CGTCTTCTCCTGCCGTGCCCATACCCGGAACCTTCTCATGGCCGCTAGCCGCCAGAGGGAAGCCCCGCAGAGGGATGCTGAGGAGGGCGGTGTTCTCCGACGTGCAGCGTAAAGCTTTGGAGAAGATGTTCCAAAAACAGAAGTACATCAGTAAGCCAGACAGGAAGAAGCTGGCGTCTAAACTGGGACTTAAAGATTCACAG GTGAAAATTTGGTTCCAGAACAGGCGGATGAAATGGAGGAACTCCAAGGAACGTGAGttgctgtcttcaggcggatGTCGTGAGCAGACGCTGCCCACCAAGGCCAACCCACACCCGGACCTCAGCGACGTGGGCAAGAAGTCCTCAGCAGAAGAAGATGAGGACGAGGAGGCTTTCTCCTCTACTCTGGTCTCGTCTCCTTGTCTTTCCAGCAAGCACTCGGACTTTTCAGAGTCAGACGAAGATGAAATAACAGTATCTTAG